The Malus domestica chromosome 13, GDT2T_hap1 genome includes a window with the following:
- the LOC103414237 gene encoding glycosyltransferase BC10-like, with amino-acid sequence MKAQDPNSPIFFPKSFNLQRHLLNLLSYFLLFLFGVTLGVLLSNLNDFSFGRLQFAQLPFSPISPPPPSNISRTRMPNATSPTTSVSSSPPRTGLKDYLKPPKAFHDMNNAELLWRASITPRIPEYPFHFVPKVAFMFLTKGPVVLAPLWEKFFAGHQGLYSIYVHSSPSYNHSLYTETPVFGGRRIPSQEVEWGKVSLIAAERLLLANALLDVSNQRFVLLSESCIPLYNFTTVYSYLMNSTQTFVEVFDDPSGVGRGRYELSDYLGITIDQWRKGSQWFQADRDLALEFVSDRIYFPVFMKCKGYCFADEHYLPTFVYIKFGAKNANRTLTWVDWEKGGPHPTEYASENVTAVLLSGLRNGFGRKCEYNGRTTDVCFLFARKFPPTALDNLLKFAPEIMHFNT; translated from the exons CCAAAATCCTTCAATCTCCAACGCCACCTCCTCAATCTGCTCTCATATTTCCTGCTCTTCCTTTTCGGAGTAACCCTCGGAGTTTTACTTAGCAATCTCAATGACTTTTCATTTGGCCGTCTACAGTTCGCACAGCTCCCCTTCTCACCTATCTCACCTCCTCCTCCATCCAATATTTCAAGAACCCGAATGCCAAATGCAACCTCCCCAACAACATCTGTTTCGTCAAGTCCTCCTCGGACAGGGTTGAAGGATTATCTGAAGCCACCGAAGGCATTTCACGACATGAACAATGCAGAACTGCTGTGGAGAGCTTCTATAACTCCGCGGATTCCTGAATATCCATTCCATTTTGTTCCAAAAGTTGCTTTCATGTTCTTGACAAAGGGCCCTGTTGTTTTGGCACCACTGTGGGAGAAGTTCTTTGCCGGGCATCAAGGTTTGTACTCAATTTATGTGCACTCAAGTCCGTCCTACAATCACTCATTGTACACCGAAACCCCAGTTTTTGGTGGCCGGCGAATTCCAAGTCAG GAAGTAGAATGGGGGAAGGTGAGCCTGATCGCGGCAGAGCGCCTCCTCCTGGCGAATGCTCTTCTCGACGTCTCAAACCAGCGTTTTGTTCTGCTCTCAGAATCATGCATTCCCCTCTATAACTTCACCACTGTCTACTCCTACCTCATGAACTCCACCCAAACTTTCGTCGAGGTCTTTGACGATCCCAGTGGAGTAGGACGCGGCCGGTATGAACTGAGTGACTACCTGGGAATTACAATAGATCAGTGGCGAAAAGGGTCGCAGTGGTTCCAAGCTGATCGAGACCTCGCCCTTGAATTCGTATCGGATCGAATATACTTCCCAGTGTTCATGAAATGCAAAGGCTACTGTTTCGCCGATGAACATTATTTGCCAACGTTTGTGTACATAAAATTTGGAGCAAAGAATGCAAATAGGACGTTGACCTGGGTTGACTGGGAAAAGGGTGGCCCACACCCTACGGAGTACGCGAGCGAAAATGTGACGGCAGTGCTTTTGAGTGGCCTGAGGAATGGTTTTGGTCGGAAATGTGAATACAATGGGAGGACTACAGATGTATGTTTCTTATTCGCCAGGAAGTTCCCGCCAACTGCTTTGGATAACCTACTGAAGTTTGCACCGGAGATCATGCACTTCAACACATAG
- the LOC103430702 gene encoding glycosyltransferase BC10-like: protein MQYKPNIYRQTSHIVGFTDYLKPPKAFPVNVEELLWRASMSPRIRGHPFHLVPKVAFMFLATNQTSNVKKVDRNARMHPESPMFHERRIPSQEVEWGKVSLIEAVSRLLANALLDISNQHFVLLSETCIPLYNFSTVYSYLINSTRTFVEVFDDPSSVRYYLSNHTRITVDQWRKGWAWFAIDREVAIESISDRKYFPEFLKCKGYCFPDEHYLPTFVHLKFAARNANRTLTWVDWSKGGPHPMEYRSPNVTAALLSSLRSGYGRKCEYNGRSTDVCFLFARKFMPDTLDNLLRLAPQIMYFSI, encoded by the exons ATGCAATACAAGCCGAACATTTACAGACAAACCTCACATATTGTAGGATTTACGGACTATCTAAAGCCACCAAAGGCGTTTCCCGTGAACGTTGAAGAACTGCTATGGAGAGCTTCAATGAGTCCTAGGATTCGCGGACATCCATTCCATCTTGTTCCCAAGGTTGCTTTTATGTTCTTAGCAACAAATCAAACAAGCAATGTGAA AAAGGTTGATCGCAATGCAAGGATGCATCCTGAAAGTCCGATGTTTCATGAGCGAAGAATTCCTAGTCAG GAAGTAGAATGGGGGAAGGTGAGCTTGATTGAGGCTGTGAGCCGCCTATTGGCGAATGCTCTTCTCGACATCTCAAACCAACATTTTGTTCTCCTCTCAGAGACATGCATTCCCCTCTACAACTTTTCCACTGTCTACTCCTACCTCATCAACTCTACCCGAACTTTCGTAGAGGTCTTCGATGACCCAAGTTCGGTCCGGTACTATCTCAGCAACCATACGAGAATCACGGTAGATCAATGGAGAAAAGGGTGGGCGTGGTTTGCAATTGATAGAGAGGTTGCCATTGAATCCATCTCGGATCGAAAATACTTCCCGGAATTCCTCAAGTGCAAAGGCTATTGCTTTCCGGATGAACATTATTTGCCAACATTTGTGCACTTGAAATTTGCAGCAAGGAATGCAAATAGGACTTTGACCTGGGTTGACTGGAGCAAGGGCGGCCCACACCCGATGGAGTACAGGAGCCCGAACGTGACGGCGGCGCTTCTGAGTAGCCTGAGGAGTGGTTATGGTCGGAAATGTGAATACAATGGAAGGAGCACGGATGTTTGTTTCTTATTCGCCAGAAAGTTCATGCCTGATACTTTGGATAACCTGCTGAGACTTGCACCGCAGATCATGTATTTCAGCATATAG